Proteins from a genomic interval of Danio rerio strain Tuebingen ecotype United States chromosome 4, GRCz12tu, whole genome shotgun sequence:
- the LOC108183347 gene encoding uncharacterized protein isoform X1: MAFIKEESEDVKIEETFRVKQEDLQEQTDIIEENEGSKEEEHHVKMKGKNYLQTCIFKRRDRNRFTCTQCEKSFGRKYILKIHMRSHTGEKPFTCTQCGKSFSRSSSLNNHMKIHTGEKPFTCTQCGKSFSYSSHLNEHIRTHTGEKPFTCPQCGKSFNRSEHLNGHMRIHTGEKPFTCTQCGNGFSQSTTLNIHMRIHTGERPFTCTQCGKSFRISSSLYRHMRNHTGEKPYTCTQCWKSFSQSSSLKEHMRIHTGEKPFTCTQCEKSFTCASNLNRHMRIHTREKPFTCT; the protein is encoded by the exons atggcgtttattaaagaggagagtgaagatgtgaagattgaagaaacattcagagtcaaacaggaagatctgcaggaacaaacag acataattgaagagaatgaggggagtaaagaggaggaacatcatgtcaaaatgaaGGGAAAAAATTATTTACAGACTTGTATTTTTAAAAGGAGAGACAGaaatcgtttcacctgcactcagtgtgaaaagagttttggaagaaaatacattcttaagattcacatgaggagccacactggagagaaaccattcacatgcactcagtgtgggaagagtttcagccgctcatcatcccttaataatcacatgaagatccacactggagagaaaccattcacatgcactcagtgtggaaagagtttcagttaCTCGtcacaccttaatgaacacataaggacccacaccggagagaaaccattcacatgccctcagtgtgggaagagtttcaaccgatcaGAACACCTTAAtggacacatgaggatccacaccggagagaaaccattcacatgcactcagtgtgggaatgGTTTCAGCCAATCAACAACCCTTAatatacacatgaggatccacactggagagagaccattcacatgcactcagtgtgggaagagttttaggaTTTCATCATCCCTTTATCGACACATGAGgaaccacactggagagaaaccatacacatgcactcagtgttggaagagtttcagccaatcatcatcactTAAGGagcacatgaggattcacactggagagaaaccattcacatgcactcagtgtgagaagagttttaCCTGCGCGTCaaaccttaatcgacacatgaggattcataccagagagaaaccattcacttgcacatga
- the LOC108183347 gene encoding uncharacterized protein isoform X2 has translation MKGKNYLQTCIFKRRDRNRFTCTQCEKSFGRKYILKIHMRSHTGEKPFTCTQCGKSFSRSSSLNNHMKIHTGEKPFTCTQCGKSFSYSSHLNEHIRTHTGEKPFTCPQCGKSFNRSEHLNGHMRIHTGEKPFTCTQCGNGFSQSTTLNIHMRIHTGERPFTCTQCGKSFRISSSLYRHMRNHTGEKPYTCTQCWKSFSQSSSLKEHMRIHTGEKPFTCTQCEKSFTCASNLNRHMRIHTREKPFTCT, from the coding sequence atgaaGGGAAAAAATTATTTACAGACTTGTATTTTTAAAAGGAGAGACAGaaatcgtttcacctgcactcagtgtgaaaagagttttggaagaaaatacattcttaagattcacatgaggagccacactggagagaaaccattcacatgcactcagtgtgggaagagtttcagccgctcatcatcccttaataatcacatgaagatccacactggagagaaaccattcacatgcactcagtgtggaaagagtttcagttaCTCGtcacaccttaatgaacacataaggacccacaccggagagaaaccattcacatgccctcagtgtgggaagagtttcaaccgatcaGAACACCTTAAtggacacatgaggatccacaccggagagaaaccattcacatgcactcagtgtgggaatgGTTTCAGCCAATCAACAACCCTTAatatacacatgaggatccacactggagagagaccattcacatgcactcagtgtgggaagagttttaggaTTTCATCATCCCTTTATCGACACATGAGgaaccacactggagagaaaccatacacatgcactcagtgttggaagagtttcagccaatcatcatcactTAAGGagcacatgaggattcacactggagagaaaccattcacatgcactcagtgtgagaagagttttaCCTGCGCGTCaaaccttaatcgacacatgaggattcataccagagagaaaccattcacttgcacatga